The nucleotide window GTGATTCTAATCACGAAGCAATGCAAGCAGCTTTAGCAGTTGCTTTAGATCTTGGAAAAAAATGAAATCCATTATTCATATATGGAGACTCTGGACTAGGAAAAACACATCTATTACATGCAATTGAAAATAAGGTAAATGAAATTTATAAAACAAATAACCGAGTAAAATATTTAAAAGCTGATGAGTTTGGAAAAATTGCTATGGATATTTTAAACCAAGGCCATGAAATTATTGAAGCTTTTAAAACATCTTATGACATTTACGATTGTTTATTAATTGATGATATACAATTATTAGCAAAACGAAATAAAACAAATGAATTATTTTTTCATATTTTTAACTCATATATTGAAAAAAATAAACAAATTGTAATCACTTCTGATAAATATCCTGATGATCTAGGCGGTTTTGAAGCTAGAATTATTTCTCGTTTTTCATATGGTTTAAGTATTGGCTTAGATTCACCAGATTTTGAAACAGCACTTAAAATATTAGAACAAAAACTAAAACATCAAAATAACTTAGGATTATTTTCAGAAGAATCACTAGAATTTATTGCTTTAAATTTTAACAGTGATGTTAGAAAGTTAGAAGGAGCAATTAAACGATTATTATTTTTAGCTGTTATGAACAAAAAACCAAATGAAATTATTACATTAGCTGATGTTGAAAAGGCATTTAAAAATGCCCCCCTGCAAAATAATGAAAAAATTACCCCTAAAAAAATTAAACAAATTGTTGCTGACAATTACAATATTACTATCAAAGCAATGATGAGTAAATCACGAGTTAGTAATGTTATGCAAGCACGACAATTAGCAATGTATTTTTGTAGAACATTACTAGATGAACCATTTACAAGAATTGGAACAGAGTTCGGTGGCAAAGACCACACAACTGTGATGAATAGTGTTAAAAAAGTTGAAGCACACATTAGTACAAACAAAGAATTTAAACATTTAGTAAATGCAATTCGTAGAAAAATTGAAGGAAAATAGCACATTATTTTCCACGATTGTTTTTTAATAAAAAATAATATTATTCAAAACTTTATCAAGTTTTCCACATTTTCTACAATATAATACTAATAAATAAAAAACAATATTTTAACAATGGTATATAATTATTTATATATTACAGAATATACTAAAGTAAGGAGTAACAAAATGATTGTAAACATTAAAAGAGATAAGATATTAGATGAATTATTGAAAGTAAGTCGGATAATTTCTCAAAAGACTTTAATTCCTTCATTATTGGGAATTTTAATTGAAGTTAAAAAAGACAAAATTACTTTTACTACTTCTGATGGTGATACATCAATTAAATCAGAAATTATGGGCAATGATTTAAACATTACTCGAATTGGAAGTGTCTTAATTAAAAATAAATTTATTGTTGAAGTTATTCGTAAAATTGAAGATGAATTTATTACATTAGAAGTAGTTGAGGGCAATTTAATTAAAATTAAAGCAAATAATTTTGATTCAGTTTTAAATACATTAAACTCAGCAGATTATCCACATTTATCATTTGAGACAGAGGGTAAAGAAATAATTTTTACAAGTACAGTATTAAAAGAAATTATTTCACAAACAAGTTTTGCAATTGGAGAAAAAGAAAAGAGAATAGTTTTTAATGGTTTAAATATTAAAACAGATCAAAATAATAAAGAATTAATAATTACTGCAACTGATTCATTTCGATTATCATGTAAAAAGATTGACTATAGTAATAATTATAATTTTGATGTTATTATTCCTGGAAAATTTATTAATGAAATTGGGCGTTTAATTTCAGAAAATGATCAAGAAATTAAAATGAAAATTACTGATAAGTCAGTTAGCGTTATTATTAATAATACAATTGTTCAAACAAAAATTATTGAAGGAAAATATCCTGATACAAGTAAAGTTATTCCAACTTCCTTTAATACTTCATTAACAATCAATAATCGTGAACTAATTAAAATTATTGAGCGAGCTAGTGTTTTATCAAATGAGGCGATGACAACAATTGTTACATTAAAAATAAAAGAACAAAAAGTTTTAGTTACTTCATTTACACAAGAAATTGGTAACACGGAAGAAGAAATTAGAGACTTTAAAGTTGAAGGAGCAGACCAAATAATTGCTTTTAATTCAAAATATATTTTGGATGCTTTAAAAGCCTTTAAAACAAAAGAAATTACAATTAAAATGATTGATGAAACAAAACCATTAATTATTACTGCTAATGATGATCCAACATTACAACAATTAGTTTTACCAATTCGGTCATATTAAAAACTCAGTAATGAGTTTTTTTATTTTATAACTTTTTTATAGGGTTAAATTAGACACTAAAAATATAAAAATATTTTTTAGAATATTTAAAAATATATTTGATAATTTAGCCCTAAAATTAGGTAATAATGGTAAAATAAAAGAAAGCGGAAATGGAGAGAATTATTTATGGGTGATAATTATAATTCAGAATCAATTCAAATTTTAGAAGGTTTAGAAGCAGTTCGAAAACGACCAGGGATGTATATTGGTGCGACAAATGCAAGAGGTTTACATCATTTAGTTTGAGAAATTGTTGATAACTCAATTGATGAAGTTTTAGCTAATTTTGCTAATAAAATTAAAATTATTCTTAATAAGGATGAATCAATTACAGTTATTGATAATGGACGTGGAATTCCAATTGAAATTCACCCAAAAACAAAAGTTTCAACATTAGAAACTGTTTTTACTATTTTACATGCAGGAGGAAAATTTGATTCAAATACATATAAAATTTCTGGAGGTTTACATGGTGTAGGAGCTAGTGTTGTTAATGCTTTAAGTAAATATTTAAAAGTTGAAGTTAGAAAAAATAATAAAAAATATGTAATGGAATTTCATAATGGTGGTCAAATTTTGACACCAATTAAAGAAGTTGGTTCAACTTCAGAAACTGGAACAACAGTAACTTTTTTACCAGATGAAAAGATTTTTAAAGAAACAACAATTTTTAGTTTTTCAACAATTCAAAATCGAATTAAGCAATTAGCTTTTTTAAATAAAGGCTTAGAAATATCATTAGTTGATTTACGAGAAGAAGATGAAGAAAAAACTGTTCTTTATCAATTTAATAATGGAATTAAAGATTATGTTTTAGAACTAAATAAAACAATTGGGACACCATTAAACGATGTTTTTTATGTGGAAGGAATAGAAGATAATATTGTTGTTGAATTTGGTTTACAATATAATGATAATTATTCAGAAAATATTTTCTCTTTTTGTAATAACATTAATACCCATGAAGGTGGAACTCACGAAGAAGGTGCTAGATTAGCCATTGTTCGTGAAATAAATAATTATTTTAAAAATATTAATAAAAATAATAAAGGTAATGAAGATAAATTTACTTGAGATGATATTAAAGAAGGAATGACAATAATAATTTCTATTCGTCATCCTGATCCACAATATGAAGGTCAAACTAAAACAAAATTAGGAAATAGTGAAGTTAAAAAAATTGTTTCCAATATTGTTGGAAAAGGATTAAGTAGTTATTTGTTAGAAAATCCAGAAGATGCAAAAAAAATTATTGAAAAAATAAGTTTATCGTTAAAAGCAAGAATTGCTGCACAACGTGCAAAAGAAACAACACGTCGTAAGACAGTTATGGATAGTTTTTCATTACCAGGCAAATTAGCAGATTGTGAAACAAAAGATGCTAAGATAGCTGAACTTTATATTGTCGAAGGAGATTCTGCTGGTGGAAGTGCTAAATCGGGACGAAATCGAAAATTTCAAGCAATTTTACCGTTACGAGGAAAAATTTTAAATGTGGAAAAAGCAAAACAAATAAAAATATTTGAAAATAATGAAATTAATTCAATTATTACCGCATTAGGAGCAGGTATTAAAGATAATTTTAATGATAAAAAATTACGTTATCAAAAGGTAATCATTATGACTGATGCTGATGTTGATGGCGCACATATACGAATTTTACTATTAACATTTTTTTATCGTTATATGAAAGATTTAATTGAAAATGGCAATATTTATATTGCTCAACCACCATTATATAAAATACAAAATGGTAATCAGATTCGATATGCTTATAGTGATAATGAATTAGAACTTTATAAAGAAGAATTATTAAAACAAAATAAAAATTATACAATTCAACGTTATAAAGGTTTAGGAGAAATGAATCCAGAACAATTATGAGAAACAACAATGAATCCAGAACGGCGTTTATTACTGAAAGTTTCTGTTAATAATGCATTTGAAGCAAATTTAATTTGTAATGAATTAATGGGTGAAAATGTTGAACCACGGAAAAAATTTATTCGTGAAAATGCAAAATATGTTAAAAATTTAGATGTCTAGAAGGGAGGTATAATGATGAAATCAGAAAATGATGGATATGATTATGATGGTAAAATTCGTGATATTGATATTGCTGATGAAATGAAAAATGGTTTTTTAGATTATGCAATGTCAGTTATTGTTTCACGTGCAATTCCTGATGTTCGTGATGGATTAAAACCAGTTCATCGACGCATTATTTATGCAATGTGAGATTTAAAAATGACTTACGAAAAACAACACAAGAAATCAGCACGAATTGTTGGTGAAGTAATTGGGAAATATCATCCCCATGGTGATACTGCTGTTTATGAAGCAATGGTTCGGATGGCACAAGATTTTTCTTATCGTTATCCTTTAATTGATGGTCATGGAAATTTTGGTTCAATGGATGGTGACGCTCCAGCGGCAATGCGATACACGGAAGCAAAAATGAGTAAAATTGCTGGTGAACTAATCAAAGATATTGAAAAAGAAACAACAATTTTTATTGATAATTATGATGGTAGTGAAGAAGAACCGACTTTTTTACCAGGATATTTTCCAAATTTATTAGTTAATGGTGCTAGTGGAATTGCTGTTGGAATGGCAACTAATATTCCACCCCATAATTTGAATGAAGTAATTGATGGAGTTATTGCGGTAACAAAAAATCCTGAAATAACGACCGTTGAATTAATGAAAATTATTAAAGGACCTGATTTTCCAACTGGGGCATTAATTACGGCTGGAAACGGTTTAATTAAAGCTTATGAAACAGGTAATGGAGCAATTACAATTCGTTCAAAGATTGATATTGAAGAAAATAATAATAAAAGACGAATTATTGTGTCAGAGATTCCATATCAAATTAATAAAGCAAAATTGTTGGAACGAATTGCAGAATTAGTTCGCGATAAAATTATTAATGGAATTAGTGACCTTCGTGATGAATCAAACATGGAGGGGGTTCGTGTTGTTTTAGAATTAAAACGTGATGCTCAAGAAAATGTTATTTTAAATAAATTATATAAATTAACGCCACTCCAAACTAATTTTTCGTTAAATATTTTAGCATTGTACAAAAACCAACCAAGAGTAATGGGATTAAAACAAATTTTAAAATATTTTATTGAACATCAAATTGATATTATTATTAAACGTAGTCAATTTGAATTAAAGAAAAATCGTAATCGTTTAATCATTTTAGAAGGATTAAAAATTGCTCTTGATAATATTGATGAAGTAATTGCAATTATTAAACAATCACAAACAACACAAATTGCATCAGATGCCTTGATTAATAAATTTAATTTAGTAGGTGAACAAGCACGGGCAATTTTAGAAATGCGCTTACAAAGATTAACCGGATTAGAAATTGAAAAAATTAACAATGAAATTAAGGATATTAAAGTGGCAATAACCGAATTAGAAGAAATTATTAATAATAGTGAAAAACAAATTGACATTATGATTACGGAATTAACAGAAATTAAGAAAAAATATGGTGATGAGCGTCGAAGTCAAATTATTAAAGAAGAGCTAACAGAAATTGATCCAGAAGAATTAATTCGCCGGGAAGACATTTTAATTATGTTAACACAAGATGGTTATGTTAAACGAGTATCTGATGATACTTTTAAATTACAAAATCGTGGTGGGAAAGGGATTATTGGTTTAGCAAATATTGAAGATAGTTTAAAAAAAATTATTAGTGCTAATAGTATTGACTCATTATTAATTTTTTCAAATTTTGGGAAAGTGTATAAATTACGAGCTTATAATATTGAAACATATTCACGGCATGCACGGGGATTACCAATTATTAATTTAATTGCAATTGATAAAACAGAAAGTATTCAAACAATTATTGCTGTAGATGAATCAATTTCAACAGAGGATAATTTATTTTTCGTAACAAAAAAAGGTCTTATTAAAAAAACAAAAATAAGTGAATTTAATCAAATTCGCCAAACAGGGAAAGTAGCAATTGAATTAAAAGATAATGATGAATTAGTAAGTGTGATTATTACAAAAGGATATGATGATGTTATTATTGGAAATAATATTGGAAAAGTAATTCGATTTAATGAAAAGGAAATTAGACCAATGACGCGACAATCAGTTGGGGTTAAAGGAATTGCTAATGATGCTACTGGAGAAACAATTGGGGTGAGTTCAGGGCGGTCTGCGAAATATGTTTTATCAGTAACTGAAAATGGTTATGCAAAAAAAACACTAATTAAAGATTATCGTTTAACAGGACGAAATACTAAGGGTGTTAAGTCAATGAACTTAACAGATAAAACAGGGTATTTAAAATTTGTCCAAACTGTAGATGGTGATGAAGACATTTTAGTAGGAACAAAAAAAGGAAATATTATTCGTGTTTCGCTAGAGCAAATTCCATTATTTGGACGAACAACATCAGGTGTTAAAATTATGCGATTAGAACAAGATGATAAATTAGAAGTTATTGAAATTTTAAAAAAGAAAATTAACATTGAAGGAGAAAGATAAAAATGTTAGATCAAAAAGGAATTGTTGAAAATTTTGACGAAGTAATAAAAAAATTAAACCGCCGTCATGATGATTTTTCATATTTACAAGATATTAAAAAATTATCAGTTCAACGTCGCGAATTAATTGGTAAATCAGAAAAATTAAAAGAAAAACGAAATCTTGAATCAAAAAAAGTTGGGACCTTAATAGCAGAAAAAAAAGACCAAGAAGTACAAAAAATTAAAAAATTAATTAATACAATTAAACAAGAAATAGAAATAATTGATGGACAACTAGATGAAGTTGAAGAAAAAATTAAAGCAATTTTAGAAGTTACGCCTAATATTCCAGATGATTCAGTTCCTAGTGGGGAAGATGAAAATGATAATGTTGAGATTCGTAAATGAGGTAAAATCTCAAATCATCAGAAAGTAAAAGAACATTGAGAAGTAGCAACAAAATTAGACTTAATTGATTTTGATCGGGGAACTAAAATATCAGGTTCACGTTTTGTAGTATATAAGGGAATGGGAGCCAAATTGGAACGTGCTTTAATGAACTTTATGTTAGATGAACATGCAAAACGAGGATATATTGAGATTGAACCACCAATTTTAGTACAACCACAAATTATGTATGGTACGGGAAACTTGCCAAAATTTAAAGAGGATTTATATTATATTGAAAAAGATAATTTATATTTAATTCCAACTGCAGAAGTACCAGTAACTAACTTATACCGTGAAGAAATTTTGGAAAAAGATCAGTTGCCAATTTACCATACTGCTTATACACCATGTTTTCGTCAAGAAGCTGGTTCTGCTGGGCGTGATACAAAAGGAATTATTCGTTTGCACCAATTTAAGAAGGTTGAAATGGTTAAATTTACTACAGAAGAAGCTTCATTTGAGGAATTAGAAAAAATGGTATTAGATGCAGAAAATATTCTCCAATTATTGGAAATTCCATACCGTGTAATCTTATTATGCTCAGGTGATATGGGATTTTCTTCAACAAAAACATATGATGTCGAAGTATGAATGCCTGGTCAAAATAAATATCGTGAAATTTCATCTTGTTCAAATTGTCTTGATTTTCAAGCACGCCGGATGAAATTACGTTATCGTGATGATAATGAAATCAAATATGTTCATACTTTAAATGGTTCAGGTTTAGCAATTGATCGTTTAATTGCTGCCATTTTAGAAAATTATCAAAATGAAGATGGAACTATTACAATTCCAAAAAAATTACAACCTTATTTTCAAAACCAAACTGTTATTGTCTAAAATGTTTCACGTGAAACATTTTAAATAAACAAGGAAGAGAGAAACCAAAAATCCGCAATGTTTCACGTGAAACATTGCGGATTTTAATAAAAAGGATATGCAAAATAAAATTCTATGCTATAATTATTTATGTCATTACAATAGTTACATTTGAAATTGGTCAGGACCGGAAGGTAGCAGCCATAAGACTAAGGACTATGTGTAATGACATTTTTTATGATAAGGGTGAATTTATGAAAGATACTACATTAATTTTCAATAAATTATATAAGTTATCACAACGAGCATATAAGAAAAAACATGTTCCAATTTCTGCATTAGTTGTTGACCGAAATGGTAAAATTATTGCCATTGGATATAATAAAACAACAAAAAATTCAGTAACAACGCACGCTGAGATTTATGCTTTAAATCAAGCATGTCGAAAAAAAAGAACAAATAAAATTAGTGATTGTTCAATATGAGTTACTGTTGAACCATGTATGATGTGCCTAGGAGCAATAATTAATTCAGGAATTAAAGTTATTAATTATTATTTATCAAATGAAAAATATGGTTTTTTAAAGTCTAATCATACTTTTGATGTCTCAAAATTAAAAGTTCAACATGTTAGAAAATATGAAGAAAATATGATTTTAAAAGATTTAATGAAGAAATTTTTTGAACAATTAAGATAGAATATTTGTAATTAAAAGAGTAAAATAAGATTATTATAATAACAATATTGGACGGAGGCATAAAAATGGATTATATTTCTTTATATCGTAAATATCGACCAAATAATTTTGATAAAATTGTTGGGCAAATTGAAATTAGAAAAGCTTTGAAAAATGCAATTATAAATAATACATTTTCACATGCTTATTTATTTTCAGGACCACGAGGGACAGGGAAAACTTCGATTGCAAAAATATTTGCAAAAGCAATTAATTGTATTAATTTAGATAATGGAAATCCGTGTAATGAATGTGCCAGTTGTAAGGAAATAAACCGTGCCGGAGCAGTTGATGTGTTTGAAATTGATGCTGCTTCAAACAATGGTGTTGATGAAATTAGAGAAATTAGAAATAATGTCCAATTACTTCCTACAATGACAAAATATAAAGTTTATATTATTGATGAAATTCATATGTTAACTAATTCGGCTTTTAATGCGTTATTAAAAACATTAGAAGAACCACCACAACATGTTGTTTTTATTTTAGCAACAACCGAAAGTCATAAGATTCCCGCAACAATTATTTCACGTTGTCAACAATATAATTTTCGTAAAATATCAAAAGTTGAATTAGAAAATAATATTATTAATATTTTACAAAAAGAAGAAATTAAATATGATTTGGCTGCAATTAAAGAAATTGCCCTTTTAGCTGATGGTAGTGCTCGCGATTCGCTAAGTATTCTAGAACAAGTAATTATGTTTTCTGATCGTAATGTTACCTTGGAAAATGTGAATATTATTTTTGCAACAGTTTCAAAAACCATTAAATTAAAATTGTTAAAAGATATTTTAGAGTATAAAACAACTGAAGTTTTAATCGCTAGTAAAAAAATTTACCAAGCGGGTTCTGATTTTGAAGTTTTAACATTAAATTTGTTAGATATTTTAAAAGAAATTTTTGAGTTTAAACAAACTAATAATTTAATTTTTTTAAGTTTATTATCAGAAGAGCAAGCAAAAGGATTTGCTGAACAATTAAGTTCAAAAGAATTAATTATGTTACTTGATTTATTTACTGAAGCAGCAAGTAAAATGCGAAATAGTAAAACACAAGAAATGTATTTTGAATTAATTTTATTAAAAGCTTTAGCAATCTTTGAAAATAATATTAAAAATTTAGAAGCTTTAAAATTAAGTGATTTAATGATTTTAACGCATGAAGAGGGAAAAGAAATTAATCAGCATAAAACAGAACAAATTTCTATAAATAAAAAAATAATAGAAAATAATTCTGAAAAAAGTCAAGTCCAAATTTTAAAAGATGATCTTATTCCAGAGAAAGAATTAAAAACCAATGATGAAGTAATTCATTTAAAAGAGCCAAAATTACCTAATAACCAACCATTATTTCATAATTTTTCATTATTTGATGATGAAGAACCTAATATTACTTCTTTTAATAACATAGAATCACAGCAAGATAAAATCATAGTAGATGAAAATGATATTCAAACTAATTTTAAACAAACAAAGGAAAAAGAAAGTTTTGAAACAATTGGACCAGAACAAGTTTCTTATGGAAAAGAATTAGAAGGAATAACTGACTTGCAAAAATATCGTGATGATATGAAAAATAAAATTAATATTTATGAATTTTCTAATATTAATTATTCTAATAATCAAATTTTTAATATTTTAATTAAAGCTAGTAAAGAAGAACGAGAAAAATTTGAAAGTAAATTTATGGAATTAATTAACGAAAAAAGTAAAGTAGTTCAATTAGATAAACTAATTAGTTTCTATGATGTTAAATATGCGGCTGCATCAGAACAAGGGCTGATTATTGTAACTAATACAAAACCAGAAGCAAATTGAATTAGTTTTGAAATGTGTGATTGAGAATTTCGTAATAAGATTTTCCAAGCATTTGATTTTGATTTTATTATTATTGCTTTAAGTGAAAATGAGTGAAATAATGTTCGCAATGATTATGTTAAAATTAGACAAGCAAATAAATTACCGCAACCAACATTAATTGATGTTGAAGAGTTTTACCAAAATTTATTAGTTAAACAAATTGATAACTATGAGGAACATAAAGATGTTCTTGAAACTGGTAAACAAATTTTTGATAACATTAAGATAGTTGAATAATTGATTGGAGATTTAAAATGAATTATGAAGAATTAATTATGGAATTAAAAACTATTTTAGGTGTTGGTAAAAAAACTGCTGAAAGAATTTTTAATAAATTAATTATTAAACCATCATTATTACAAACATTAGAACATGTTTTTAATGAAATAAAAAATAATTATCATCAATGTCCAATTTGTTCAACATTAATGCAAAACAATGTTTGTTTGTTTTGCCATAATGATTTACGTGATCAAACAAAGCTTTGTGTTGTTAGCAATTTCTTTGATATTATAAAAATTGAAGCAACAAAAGTTTTTAATGGAGTTTATCATGTTTTAAATGGTGAAATTAATGTAAAAAATGGTATTACACCAGATAAATTGACTTTTCCTGCGTTAGAATCCCGAATGAATGATAAAATTATAAAAGAAGTTATTATTGCTGTTGGTGCTACTTTTGAAGGAGAAGTAACAGCTCAATACTTAAAAACATTTTTGCAACCTTTTGATATAAAAATATCACGTTTAGCACAAGGGATACCAATTGGTGGTTCTTTAGATTATATTGATGAGGTAACGTTAAAACAAGCTTTAGAGGGGCGTAAAGATGTTTAGGAACAGGGAGTGTAATGATGCTATTTATAACATTAGAAGGAATTGATGGTTCCGGGAAAACAACGATTTCAAAATTATTAAAAGAAAAATTACGGTCAGAGGGATACCAGGTTGTTTTAACAAGAGAACCAGGGGGCAATGAAATTGCTGAACAAATTAGAAATGTTATTTTAAGTAAACATAATTTGGGAATGGACCCATGAACAGAAGCTTTATTATATATTGCTGCTCGTAGGCAACATGTCGTTGAAGATATTTTGCCTGCATTAAAACGAGGAGAAATTGTAATTTGTGATCGTTTTATGGATTCCACTTCAGCATATCAGGGATATGCTCGTGGGTTAGGAATTCGAACATTAGATGAAGTACAATCAATTGTTTTAGGTACAACAAAACCAGATTTAACTCTTTTTTTTGATATTGAACCAACAATGGCGAGTGAAAGAATGAAAGTTCGAAATGAGGTTGAAATGAACCGTCTTGATTTAGAAAAAAATTCGTTTCACAAAAAAGTATACGAAGGATATCAAGTTTTAATTAGTGAGAATGCAGAGCGCATTAAAGTTATTGATGCTAGCAAGCCAGTTAATGAAGTATTAGAGCAAGTATATTATTATGTTGATGAAATTATTCAAAAAATAAAGGACAAAGAAAATGGATAATTTATTTACAAAACATGATGTTGAGAAAATGACATTATTTAAAAATTTAATTTTAAAAAATAATTTATCAAATCAACTTTTGATTTCTTGCAATAATAAAGTTAAGTTAGAAACATTTGCAACAGAAATTATTAAATTTTTATTATGTTTAAAAAAACAAGAAGCAGATTGTGAATGCGATATTTGTCAACGCGTTAATAATAAAACTTATTATGATTTAAAAATTAAAGGTGATTTTGAAACAACAATCAAAAAAGAAGCAATTCAAGAAATTATTCAAACCTTTAATTATTCTGCGTT belongs to Spiroplasma melliferum and includes:
- a CDS encoding DNA polymerase III gamma/tau subunits, which gives rise to MDYISLYRKYRPNNFDKIVGQIEIRKALKNAIINNTFSHAYLFSGPRGTGKTSIAKIFAKAINCINLDNGNPCNECASCKEINRAGAVDVFEIDAASNNGVDEIREIRNNVQLLPTMTKYKVYIIDEIHMLTNSAFNALLKTLEEPPQHVVFILATTESHKIPATIISRCQQYNFRKISKVELENNIINILQKEEIKYDLAAIKEIALLADGSARDSLSILEQVIMFSDRNVTLENVNIIFATVSKTIKLKLLKDILEYKTTEVLIASKKIYQAGSDFEVLTLNLLDILKEIFEFKQTNNLIFLSLLSEEQAKGFAEQLSSKELIMLLDLFTEAASKMRNSKTQEMYFELILLKALAIFENNIKNLEALKLSDLMILTHEEGKEINQHKTEQISINKKIIENNSEKSQVQILKDDLIPEKELKTNDEVIHLKEPKLPNNQPLFHNFSLFDDEEPNITSFNNIESQQDKIIVDENDIQTNFKQTKEKESFETIGPEQVSYGKELEGITDLQKYRDDMKNKINIYEFSNINYSNNQIFNILIKASKEEREKFESKFMELINEKSKVVQLDKLISFYDVKYAAASEQGLIIVTNTKPEANWISFEMCDWEFRNKIFQAFDFDFIIIALSENEWNNVRNDYVKIRQANKLPQPTLIDVEEFYQNLLVKQIDNYEEHKDVLETGKQIFDNIKIVE
- a CDS encoding recombination protein RecR encodes the protein MNYEELIMELKTILGVGKKTAERIFNKLIIKPSLLQTLEHVFNEIKNNYHQCPICSTLMQNNVCLFCHNDLRDQTKLCVVSNFFDIIKIEATKVFNGVYHVLNGEINVKNGITPDKLTFPALESRMNDKIIKEVIIAVGATFEGEVTAQYLKTFLQPFDIKISRLAQGIPIGGSLDYIDEVTLKQALEGRKDV
- a CDS encoding thymidylate kinase, whose protein sequence is MLFITLEGIDGSGKTTISKLLKEKLRSEGYQVVLTREPGGNEIAEQIRNVILSKHNLGMDPWTEALLYIAARRQHVVEDILPALKRGEIVICDRFMDSTSAYQGYARGLGIRTLDEVQSIVLGTTKPDLTLFFDIEPTMASERMKVRNEVEMNRLDLEKNSFHKKVYEGYQVLISENAERIKVIDASKPVNEVLEQVYYYVDEIIQKIKDKENG